The Paramagnetospirillum magnetotacticum MS-1 genome includes the window TCCACACTCGCTGACGCCCATGCCGAGATTGGTCAGCGCCAGTTGAATGGCTGGCAGGACCGGCATGGCCGTTATGGGGTCACCATGCCGGGTGATGCGTGAGAACTCCAAGAGGCCAAGAACCAGTTGGTCCATACGCTTGGCGCCGTCACGGGCATAGCCGATGAAGTCGTGGCCGTCCTGGTCGAGCAGAGCTCCGTAACGGCGTTCCAGAAGACTCAGATAACTGCTGACCATCCGCAGCGGTTCTCGCAGATCGTGGCTGGCGACATAGGCGAATTGCTCCAGTTCAGAATTGGAGCGCTCGATTTCAGCGACATAGCTGGTGATCTTGGCCTCGGCGCGCTTCTGGTCGCTGATGTCACGGGAAAACACCGCCAATTTGTCGATTCGTCCATCAGGACCCGTAACAGGGAAGATGAAATTGTCGAGGAAGAGCTCCCCCTGGTGATCCAGAACATGAGCTGGAATCCCACTTTCCAGCACGCCCAGACAGGCTTGTCTTCGGCTTTCTGCCAGATCCGGAGGAAGGAGAGTCCAGACGCAGTCGCCGAGGAGGCATTCGACCGTCGTGCAAAATCGCTCTGCCATGACGGTGTTGGCGGCGAGAATGGCCCCGTCGATTTTAAAGAGCATGATGGCGTCGATCGAGGCATTCAGCAGGGCGTTGATCAGCGATTGGCTGATCTGGAGCTCCCGCTCCGAACGCTTTTGCTCGGTGATGTCCTCGTGAACCAGCACCACCTCGGGAACGGAATCGTTCCTTCCCCGAATCGGATAGGCATAGCCGTGCACCCAGCGCTCCTCACCCCGCCCAGTATCGACGGTGACGTGGATGGCTGGAATTTCCAGGCTGCGCCCGGCCAGGCCTTCGGAAAGCAGACGCTCCGCGCCGATCCGGTCGAGGACGGGATGCCCGCCTTCAGCGGTGGGAGCCGTGACGGTCTGCCCCCACAATTTAACCCAGGACCGGTTTGACATCCGCGGAACCGATGCGGCATCGACGATCTGGATAGCCAGTGGGCTTTGTTCAAAGATGGCGCGAAAGCGCGTCTCCGACTCCTGCAGGGCGATTTCCGCCTGCTTGCGGCTGGTGATGTCCAAAGCGGTGCTGAGGCACCGCCAGCCGTCTCCCCATCCCTCACCCAACCGGACGCTTTCCAGGATCACCGGAAAGGGCGGGCGTTGGTCGGGAGACAGCCATAGCTCGGAGGAGGCCCTCCCGACGCTTCGCACCGTGGCGAAATGGGCGTCCAGGTCATGGCGGCTGTCTTTCTCGACGAAGAGAAGAAACGGCTTGCCCGTGATGCGGCTCTTGGTGCGGGCCAGCATTCCCATCCCGGCGATGTTGGCGTCGATCACCGTGAGCTTATCGTCGATGATGAAATAGCCAGCCGGAGAATATTCAAAAAGATCCTGATACCGATGGCTGACCTTTTCGATGTTGTCCTGGGCTTGGCGGAGTTGCTCGTTCTGCGTCCGAAGCTCTTCCTGGTGGACATGGAGGTTGTGCAGGGTACCGGCCATGTGCCGTTGGGCTTCGGCCATGGCCTCGGGCGTCTGGCGGCGAAGCGCCGCCAGCTCCATGCTCATGGCATGAAGTTCGGCCTCCAACTGCGCCTTGGTTTTCTCCCGATTATTCCTAATGTCCATCTTGCGGCTTATTTAATTGCTCTCTATCCCCACATCAGATTCGCACAGCTACAAACAACATGGCGAACACTTTTTATAGATTATATGATGGGACGCTTAAGCCGCACCGCCATTTTACAATGAAGATGGCCGCAGGGGAGTTGGACATGGCGCGTAAGCCGAAAGAAGCGGGCGGCACTTCGGTGGCGGTGCGCTCATCGACAAAGCTCGGTGCGGAGGGAGAAGTCTCCAAGAAAACCCGAGGACGTCGCAGCAACCTCTACGTGGTCGGCATCGGCGCCTCGGCGGGCGGCCTGGAGGCGCTGCCGCCCTTCGTGGCCCATCTGCCGACCGAGGCCAACATGGCCTATGTCATCGTCCAGCATCTGTCGCCAGCCTATCGCTCCATGATGGTGCAATTGCTGGCGCGCGAGACCAAGCTGCCGGTGGAAGAGATCAAGGACGGCACCGTCCTGGTCGCCAACACCATCTACATCACGCCGCCCAACAAGGATGTCCGGGTCAAGAACTCGACCCTGTGGCTGCGCGAGCCTTCGGCGCCGTTGGGTCCGAAGCCCTCGGTGGACGTCTTCTTCGCCTCCTTGGCCGAGGACCGCGGCCAGCACGCCATCGGCGTGATCCTGTCGGGCACCGGCAGTGATGGCGCACATGGCATGCGCGCCATCAAGGCCAGCGGCGGACTGACCGTGGCTCAGGAGCCCGAAACCGCCAAATATGACGGCATGCCCAAGGCTGCCATCGATTCCGGCTGTGTCGATCAGACGCTGCCTCCCGATTCCATTGGCCCGGAACTGTCCTCCATCTCGCGCTTTCCCCGACCGGTGGTTAACCAGAAGTCGGAAGAGACCAAGACCCAGGACACCATCAACGAAATCTTCCTGCTGGTCCGCAAGCGTACCGAGGTGGATTTTACCCAGTACAAGCTGAACACCGTCCGCCGCCGCCTGGAGCGGCGCATGGCCGCCAACCGCATCGAGACCCTGGTGGCCTATCTGGACTTTGTCCAGCGCCAACCCGCCGAACTGGACCTGCTGTGCAAGGACATCCTGATCTCGGTGACCTCGTTCTTCCGCGATACCAAGGCGTTCGAGGATATCAAGCTGACCCTGTCGGAACTGCTGATGACCAAGCGTCCCGGCGATTCCATCCGCATCTGGGTGCCAGCCTGCGCCACGGGTGAGGAAGCCTATTCCTTCGCCATGATGCTGACCGATCTTCTCGGCGATGCCTGCAAGTCTTACAAAATCCAGGTCTTCGCCACGGATATCGACATGGACGCCATGCGCCATGCCCGTAAAGGAACATATTCGGCCACCACGGTGGATGGACTGGACAAGGCGTATGTGTCGAAATACTTCGACGCCATGGGGCAAAATTATCAGATCAAGAAGCCCATCCGCGAGATGGTGGTGTTCGCCCGCCAGGACCTGATCAAGGACCCGCCCTTCGTCAAGGTCGATATTATCAGTTGCCGCAATGTGCTGATCTATTTCAATTCCGACCTCCAGGACCGCATCTTCCAGGTGTTCCATTACGCCCTGAACCCGGAGGGCCACCTGTTTCTGGGCAAGTCGGAATCGGTGGGGCGCTGCACCGACCTGTTCCGCTCCATCAAGACCACGTCGAAGATTTTCCAAAAGCGCATGGGCGGGCCGCGCTCCGCCAACCCGGTCTTCGGAGCCTTCCGGCTCAAGCCCACAGAATCCTCGGAGACAATGCTGCCATTGGGGGGCGCCTCCATCGAATCCATCGTACGCGATGGCTTTGTCGAAGCCTGCATGCCAGCCAGCGTGGCCATCAATGAGAATCTGGATATCGTTTACTATCACGGCGACGTGGACGGTTTTGTCCGCTTTCCTCAGGGCCGCCCCAACCAGAATCTCGGCAAGCTGATCGCCGACGATTTCCGCATCGATCTTCGCGCCCTGGTGCACCGGTCCCGTGAGACCAGCACCGTCGCCATGGGCAGCAAGCGCCAATTACGAACCCGCGAGGGGGATGTGATGTCGCGGCTGGTGGTGCGGCCGTTGCATGTTGAATCCGGGCGCGAGCTGCTGTTCCTGGTCAGTTGCGAGAAGATCGAGCTTATCTCCGAGGGCGGCGCAGTGGAGGCAACCACCTCGCCGGGCAACGAAATCCGCCTGATCGAGCTGGAGCAGGAGCTGACCGCGACGCGCGAGCATCTCCAGACCGTGGTGGAGGAGCTTGAGACCTCAAACGAAGAGCTTCAGGCCCTTAACGAGGAAATGCAGGCCGCCAACGAGGAACTGCAATCCTCCAATGAGGAGTTGGAAACCTCCAACGAGGAACTGCAATCCACCAACGAGGAACTGACCACGGTCAACGAGGAACTGCAGGTCCGCACCTCGGAACTGGCCGCCGCCAACGCCGACCTCCAGAATATCCAGGACAATGTCGGCTTTCCCATGCTGGTGGTGGACAAGGGGCTGCGCATCACCCGCTTTACCCCTCAGGCGGCGCGGCTGTTCGGGTTGTTGCCTTCCGACGCTGGCCAGTTGATCACCGCCGTACCCAGCCAATTTCACGTCAAGGATCTGCGCAACCTTCTGGTTACCGTGGTTTCCAGCGGTTTGTCCCACGAAGAGATCATCGACGCCGAGGGACGCATCTACCGCATGGGGATCTTCCCCTATCGCGATCTGCGGGAGCAGACGGCGGGGGCCATCCTCACCTTCATCGACGAGACCGATCTGCGGAACACTCAAAAAGATTTGGAAGCCAGCATTGACAGTCTGCGCTCAACCCAGGGGGAACTGAAAGAGGCCAAGAATATTGCGGAGTCCGCCAACCGCGCCAAGTCTGAGTTCCTGGCCAATATGAGCCACGAGTTGCGCACTCCGCTCAATGCCGTTCTGGGTTTCGCCCAGATCATGGCGGACGAGATGTGGGGTAGCCTGGGCAATGATCGCTACAAGGAATATATCGGGATCATCGTCAATAGCGGCCAGCACCTGCTGGCGCTGATTGGCCAGGTGCTCGACATGTCGGTGATCGAAGCTGGGCGGACAACCTTGCGCGAGAGCAACGTCAATATCAGCGATGTGATCGTCACGTCCATGCGGCTGCTGTCATCCCAGGCGGAAAATTCCGAAATCAACCTGACAGCATCAGTGCCCGATGATCTGCCTCACATGCGCGGAGACCTGACGGCCATCCAACGGATACTCCTCAATCTGCTTGGCAACGCCCTGAAATTCACCCCGGCAGGCGGGGCCGTTACCCTGACCGCCTCCCATGATCAAAGCGGCGTGACGATCTGCGTGCGTGATACCGGCATCGGCATTTCTGCCCATGATCTGGACCGTGTTCTGATGCCCTTTGAACAAGGGGGGCAACGGATATTGCGCAAGGAGCGGGAAGGCGTTGGCCTCGGCCTGCCCATTACGAAGTCGCTGATGGAACTGCATGGCGGCACCTTGTCCATCGACAGTAAGGAAGGCAAAGGCACCACCGCCTGTGTCCACTTTCCAGCCTCTCGTTCGCTGGCGGCTCATGACGTGATGGTGTGACGGGGACGGTCAACACAGCCCCGCCGGTTTCCCGCGCCGAGCCAAGCCATCACCGGCCCAGTGGAACCTCAGTCGGCCATCACGGGAATTAGGCAATCCTGCGGCTCCGGCCCGTTTCCCAAGGCAGCCAACAGGCTGTCCGCCAGGGCATAGGGATCGCGGTCACGGCTCACCACCTGGTCGATCAGGGATTCCACGATCTGCTCCCTGCCCTTGAGCAGTCGTTTGTCCAGCCTGTCGCGGATGATCTCGGCCGTGCGGTGCCTGACCCTCTGACGGGCGCGCATCCGCGCCGAGTCCGGATGGTCGCGCACATGATCGAACCATGACTGCACGGTGTCGGCCAGTTCCTCGGCGCCCTGGCCAAGAAGCGACTGGGTCTTGAGCACCGGGGGAATCCAGGCCGTCTCGGGATGAAGATGATGGCCGAGCGTGACCATGTCGCGGATCTGGCTCACCGTCCGGTCGGCCTCGGGGTGATCGCCCTTGTTGACCACGTAGATGTCGCCGATCTCGTTGATACCGGCCTTGGCCGCCTGAACGTCGCCGCCGCCCATGGGCGTCTGCACCAGCACCACCAGATCGGCATGGCGGATGATGGCGGTTTCGTTCTGCCCCACCCCCACGGTCTCGATGATGATGACGTCCCAGTTCATGGCGTCCAGCACGGTCAGCGCATCACCGGCGGCCTTGGCCAACCCGCCCAGTTGCCCGCGCGACGCCATGGACCGGATGAATACGCCGTCATCGCAGGTGTGGTCGGCCATGCGCAGGCGATCGCCCAGCACGGCTCCGCCCGAGAAGGGGCTGGACGGGTCCACGGCCAACACCGCCACCTTTTTACCGCGCTTGCGCCACACCCGGATCATCTGGCTGACCAGGGAACTCTTGCCCGCGCCGGGCGGGCCGGTCACGCCGATTACCTGCGCTCGGCCCCCCGCCTTGTAAAGGGCCTGGAGCAGATGGACCAGCCCCTCTTCCTCGCGCTCCACCCGGCTGATGAGACGGGCGCAGACGCGGATATCGCCCAGGGCCAGGGCGGCCCGCGTCGCCGCGATCTCGTTCTTGTCGCGCTTGGTCATGCAATCCTCCCGGCGGCCAGGGCGATCAGGCGGATTTCCGCTCGGCGCCCCTGGCATTGGCGGCGACATAGTCGATGATCTGGGCGCTGGAACTGCCCGGCGGAAAGACCTCGGCGATGCCGTTGCCCTTCAGATGCGCGGCCACATGCTTGGGGATATTGCCGCCACAGATCACCGGCACATCGCTCATGCCGTTATCCTTCAGCAGTTCCACCAGATATTCGATCTGGTTGAAGTTCGAGGCATGCGAGCTGATGCCGATGGCGTCCACATCCTCCTGAATGGCGGCCTTGAGGATCATTTCCGGCGTCTGGGTGGCGCCCAGATAGATGACCTCGAAACCGGCATCGCGCAGCACGCGGGCCACGATCTCGCCGCCGGTGGTGTGCCCGTCCAGGCCGATCATGGAGATGATGACCTTGATACCTTTTCCCTTGCTCATGGCCGTTCCTTTCATTGGTAGTCGTAGGGGCACGAGATCATGTCGAACGGATCGTAGGTCAGTCCGCGCGCCAGACGGATGGTGCCCATGACCTCGCCCACGCTGGCATAGGCCTTCACCGCCTCGATGATGGAGGGCATCAGATTGAAGCGGTCGCCCTTCTGGCCGTCCCGGTAGAGTTGGGTCAGGGTGGCCTTCAGCGCCGCCTGGTCGCGGGTCTTCTTCCATTCGGCCATGCGGTTGGCGATCAATTCCGAATCCTGGGAATGGACCTCCTGAATGGGGATCTCGAAATCCTCCTCGGGCGGGATGACCAGATGGTTCACGCCCACCACCAGGCGTTCCTTGTTGTCGATCTCCTGGAACTTCTTGGCGGCCTCGGCGGACAGCATGTCCTGGATATAGCCCCGTTCCAGGGCGGCGATCATGCCGCCCATGCCCTGGATCTCGTTGTAGATGCGGTAGCCCTCTTCCTCCACCTTGTTGGTGAGCGCCTCCACGTAATAGGAACCGGCCAGGGGATCCACCACATCGGCGGCGCCCGATTCATAGGCCACGATGTGCTGGGTGTTCAGCGACATGCGCGCCGCCAGGGCCGAGGGCTCGGAATGGGCATTGTCTAGCGTGGCGTTGTCGAGCGCAGTACAGCCGCCGATGACGCCCGCCAGCGTCTGGATGGCGCAACGCACCACATTGTTCAGGGGCTGCTGGAAAGTCATGGTGCGGCCCGATGTGTGGATGGCGATGAGCAATTGGCACGCCTTCTCGGTCTTGGCGTGGAATTCCTCTTTGGCCATGCGGGCATACATACGCCTGAGCGCCCGGATCTTGGCGATCTCGTCGAAGAAGCGGGTGCCGACGCTGACCAGTTCATAGGGAAACAGCGAGGTGGTGTCGAAATCCAGGCCGCGCTCGTTGATCAAGCGGCCGCAGATCTCCTTGATCATGGACAGGCAGACGGCCAGCGCCTGAGCCGAATTGCCACCCGATTCCTGGAAGTGCTGCGAGATGATGGAGGCCCGCATGCGGATCTTGTTCTTCAGCACATATTCGCCCGCGTCCAAAAACAGCTTCAGGTTCAGATCGAACGGGCTGACATCGGTCTGGCCGAAATAGTTCTCGAACGGCGATTCCATACAGCTGCCGTGAACTTCGGACGGGTCGATGCCACGCTTCTGGGCCAGGGCCACGATATAGGCCAGACGCAGGACCGACGGCGCCGAAGACCCCAGCAAGGTGATGGACTGGCCGGTCAGCGGAATGCCGTCCATCAGTTCCTCGAACTCCAGCAGCGAGCATCCGGGCCAGCCCAGCACTCCGACCTCACGGCGGCCCAGAGGATGGTCGGGATCGATGCAATCGGAGAACACCCGGTCACTGATGACGCAGATGCCGCCGGTCTGGCCCATCTCCCGGTACTTCTTCAGCACCTGATTGGCGGCCACCGAGGTGCCGAGACCGGCGGTCATGCGCTGGGTCCACATGCGCGAGCGGTAGCCCTTGGGGAAGTAGCCGCGGGTATAGGGATATTGCCCCGGATCGGCCAGATCCTTCGAGTAGTCGAAGCCGGCGATGTCCTCGGGACCATAGGTCTCCTTCAGGGCATATCCATAGTCGGTTTCTCTCTTCATTGGTCTCTCTCCGGTTTCGCAACGCCGCCGGTGGCAAGCCATAAGCCAATTAATAGTCCGACCGATTGGTCGTTTAATTGACTATAATGGCCCCCTGCCCTACCGTCAACGCTTCGGTTGCCCTTTTCCATGGTTGCGTCGCGCACGCAGCTTCGGGTACGAATTAACCGTCCGCGTGGACTTTTTATGTGCTTTCCGCTTGGCGATAAGGATGTCTCATGGAACCCTCACCTTCCACGCCCCTCACCATCTTCGACGCCCTGACCAGCCGCGCCAGCATGCGTGCCTTCCTTCCCACCCCGGTGCCGCGCCTCACGGTGGAAGCCATCCTGGCCCTGGCCGCGCGGGCCCCCAGCGGCTCCAACATCCAGCCCTGGACCGTCCATGTTCTGGAGGGCGAAGCCCGCGACCGCCTTTGTCAGCGCCTGTTGCAAGCCCATCGGGAGGATGAACCCGGCCATGGCGACGACTACACCTACTACCCGCCCGAATGGTTCGAGCCGTTCTTGTCCCGGCGCCGCAAGCTGGGCCTCGACCTTTACCGCAGCCTGGGAATCGGCCGCGACGACCGCCAGCGCATGAAGGATCAGCTGGGCCGCAACTACCTGTTCTTCGACGCGCCCATCGGAATGATCCTCACCCTCGACCGCCGCCATGGGCAGAGCGCCTGGATCGACCTGGGCGCCTTCTTGCAATCGCTCATGCTGGCGGCCCGAGGCTACGGCCTTCACACCTGTCCCCAGCAGGCCTTCGCCCGCTTCCATCGCCTGATCCGCCCCATTCTCGGCATTCCCGAGACCGAGGTGGTTGTCTGCGGTCTGGCCCTGGGGCATGCCGATACCTCGGCGCCCGAGAACGCCCTGGTCAGTGAGCGGGTTCCGGTGGCGGAATTCGCCCGCTTTCACTCCGGCTGAACGGGTGGGCCGCGAACCGGGAAGCCCCGGTACGCGGCCACCTTTGGAAGCGGCAATGGGACGATTATTTGCCAGTGCCCGCCAGCCGCCATGCTCCCCCTCTGGCCTCGGCGATGCGGAAGGCGGTCAGGTCCAGACCCAGGTGATCTTGCGCCGACATATTGAAGATGCCGCCCGTACCGGACAGATTGCGGGTTTCTTCGAGGGCATCCCTGACCTTGGCGTGATCCACCGAATTGGCGCGGCGGATGGCGTCGGCCAGAAGATGGAAGGCGTCATAGGCATAGCCGCCGAACGGCGAGGGCACCTTGCCGTATTTGGCCTGATAGGCCTGGATGTATTGCAAAGATACCGGCTTTTGGCCGTCATAGGCGGGCAGGTCCTCGGCGACCAGCATGGCCGAGGCGGGCAGTCGCACCCCTTCCGCCGCAGGCCCAGCCATGTCGAGGAAGCTTTGCGAGGCAACGCCGTGCGACTGGTAAAGCGGCAATGTCATGCCCAGCTGCCGGTAATTCTTGGTGAGGATGGCCGGTCCAGGCCCCGCGCCGATGACGAACACCGCCTGCACATCCGCATTGGCGCGGACCTTGGCCAACTGGGCCCCCATATCCACGTCCTTGGGGAAGAACACCTCGTCGAGGAGAACGGTGATGCCGTTGGCCTGCGCGATCTCGACGGTGATGTCGCGGCCCGACTTGCCGAAGCCGTCGGCCCCGGTGATCAGGGCGATCTTGGTCAGGCCACGCGACTTCAGATCCTCGAAGACGCGCAGCACCATCATGCGGTCGGTCTGCGGCGTCTTGAACGCCCATTTCTTTACCGGCAGCACGATGCCCTCGGCCCCGGCCAGGGAGATCATGGGCGTCTCGCCACGCTCGGCCAGGGGGATCATGGCCAGGGACGAGCCGCTGGTGCTGGCGCCGATGATGGCGTCCACCTTGTCGCTTTCCACCAGACGCACCGCATGGCCGCGAGCCATTGCAGCATCGCCGCCGTCGTCATAAACGATCAGCTTGACCGGCCGCCCCAGCAGCCCGCCCTTGGCATTGAGCTGTTCCACCAGCATTTCCAGGGTCTTAGCCTCGGGATCGCCGATATAGGCCACCGGCCCGGTGACCGCCAGAACGGCCCCGATCTTGATGGGATCGGCGGCACTGGCCTGGGTCGTCGCCAGGGCGGCAGCCGTGCACAGGACCGCTCCTGCGGCCCCCAACAGTTTCTTCAGCATGCTCCAGCCTCCATGTTCCATTATTTCTTGATATGAACGCGCACGGCCTTGGCCTCGTAGCGGGGCAAGGTTCCCTGGTCGCGGCAGACCACGTTGACGCGGATGCCGAGGCGCGAATGGATGAGGTGTTGCACCTTGGCGGCGAGATCGGCTTGGGACAGGTTGCAGCCCCGGGCCTTTTCCATCTCGACGGTGATCTCCTCGAGGATCTTGTCCTCGCGGTCGATCTCGATGTGCCAGGCTTCTTTGACGGTGCCCTCGGTATTGGCGATGATGTCTTCGATCTGGGTCGGAAAGACGATCACGCCAC containing:
- a CDS encoding chemotaxis protein CheB, with amino-acid sequence MARKPKEAGGTSVAVRSSTKLGAEGEVSKKTRGRRSNLYVVGIGASAGGLEALPPFVAHLPTEANMAYVIVQHLSPAYRSMMVQLLARETKLPVEEIKDGTVLVANTIYITPPNKDVRVKNSTLWLREPSAPLGPKPSVDVFFASLAEDRGQHAIGVILSGTGSDGAHGMRAIKASGGLTVAQEPETAKYDGMPKAAIDSGCVDQTLPPDSIGPELSSISRFPRPVVNQKSEETKTQDTINEIFLLVRKRTEVDFTQYKLNTVRRRLERRMAANRIETLVAYLDFVQRQPAELDLLCKDILISVTSFFRDTKAFEDIKLTLSELLMTKRPGDSIRIWVPACATGEEAYSFAMMLTDLLGDACKSYKIQVFATDIDMDAMRHARKGTYSATTVDGLDKAYVSKYFDAMGQNYQIKKPIREMVVFARQDLIKDPPFVKVDIISCRNVLIYFNSDLQDRIFQVFHYALNPEGHLFLGKSESVGRCTDLFRSIKTTSKIFQKRMGGPRSANPVFGAFRLKPTESSETMLPLGGASIESIVRDGFVEACMPASVAINENLDIVYYHGDVDGFVRFPQGRPNQNLGKLIADDFRIDLRALVHRSRETSTVAMGSKRQLRTREGDVMSRLVVRPLHVESGRELLFLVSCEKIELISEGGAVEATTSPGNEIRLIELEQELTATREHLQTVVEELETSNEELQALNEEMQAANEELQSSNEELETSNEELQSTNEELTTVNEELQVRTSELAAANADLQNIQDNVGFPMLVVDKGLRITRFTPQAARLFGLLPSDAGQLITAVPSQFHVKDLRNLLVTVVSSGLSHEEIIDAEGRIYRMGIFPYRDLREQTAGAILTFIDETDLRNTQKDLEASIDSLRSTQGELKEAKNIAESANRAKSEFLANMSHELRTPLNAVLGFAQIMADEMWGSLGNDRYKEYIGIIVNSGQHLLALIGQVLDMSVIEAGRTTLRESNVNISDVIVTSMRLLSSQAENSEINLTASVPDDLPHMRGDLTAIQRILLNLLGNALKFTPAGGAVTLTASHDQSGVTICVRDTGIGISAHDLDRVLMPFEQGGQRILRKEREGVGLGLPITKSLMELHGGTLSIDSKEGKGTTACVHFPASRSLAAHDVMV
- a CDS encoding methylmalonyl-CoA mutase family protein, with the translated sequence MKRETDYGYALKETYGPEDIAGFDYSKDLADPGQYPYTRGYFPKGYRSRMWTQRMTAGLGTSVAANQVLKKYREMGQTGGICVISDRVFSDCIDPDHPLGRREVGVLGWPGCSLLEFEELMDGIPLTGQSITLLGSSAPSVLRLAYIVALAQKRGIDPSEVHGSCMESPFENYFGQTDVSPFDLNLKLFLDAGEYVLKNKIRMRASIISQHFQESGGNSAQALAVCLSMIKEICGRLINERGLDFDTTSLFPYELVSVGTRFFDEIAKIRALRRMYARMAKEEFHAKTEKACQLLIAIHTSGRTMTFQQPLNNVVRCAIQTLAGVIGGCTALDNATLDNAHSEPSALAARMSLNTQHIVAYESGAADVVDPLAGSYYVEALTNKVEEEGYRIYNEIQGMGGMIAALERGYIQDMLSAEAAKKFQEIDNKERLVVGVNHLVIPPEEDFEIPIQEVHSQDSELIANRMAEWKKTRDQAALKATLTQLYRDGQKGDRFNLMPSIIEAVKAYASVGEVMGTIRLARGLTYDPFDMISCPYDYQ
- the meaB gene encoding methylmalonyl Co-A mutase-associated GTPase MeaB, with translation MTKRDKNEIAATRAALALGDIRVCARLISRVEREEEGLVHLLQALYKAGGRAQVIGVTGPPGAGKSSLVSQMIRVWRKRGKKVAVLAVDPSSPFSGGAVLGDRLRMADHTCDDGVFIRSMASRGQLGGLAKAAGDALTVLDAMNWDVIIIETVGVGQNETAIIRHADLVVLVQTPMGGGDVQAAKAGINEIGDIYVVNKGDHPEADRTVSQIRDMVTLGHHLHPETAWIPPVLKTQSLLGQGAEELADTVQSWFDHVRDHPDSARMRARQRVRHRTAEIIRDRLDKRLLKGREQIVESLIDQVVSRDRDPYALADSLLAALGNGPEPQDCLIPVMAD
- a CDS encoding cobalamin B12-binding domain-containing protein, encoding MSKGKGIKVIISMIGLDGHTTGGEIVARVLRDAGFEVIYLGATQTPEMILKAAIQEDVDAIGISSHASNFNQIEYLVELLKDNGMSDVPVICGGNIPKHVAAHLKGNGIAEVFPPGSSSAQIIDYVAANARGAERKSA
- a CDS encoding nitroreductase; the protein is MEPSPSTPLTIFDALTSRASMRAFLPTPVPRLTVEAILALAARAPSGSNIQPWTVHVLEGEARDRLCQRLLQAHREDEPGHGDDYTYYPPEWFEPFLSRRRKLGLDLYRSLGIGRDDRQRMKDQLGRNYLFFDAPIGMILTLDRRHGQSAWIDLGAFLQSLMLAARGYGLHTCPQQAFARFHRLIRPILGIPETEVVVCGLALGHADTSAPENALVSERVPVAEFARFHSG
- a CDS encoding ABC transporter substrate-binding protein; protein product: MLKKLLGAAGAVLCTAAALATTQASAADPIKIGAVLAVTGPVAYIGDPEAKTLEMLVEQLNAKGGLLGRPVKLIVYDDGGDAAMARGHAVRLVESDKVDAIIGASTSGSSLAMIPLAERGETPMISLAGAEGIVLPVKKWAFKTPQTDRMMVLRVFEDLKSRGLTKIALITGADGFGKSGRDITVEIAQANGITVLLDEVFFPKDVDMGAQLAKVRANADVQAVFVIGAGPGPAILTKNYRQLGMTLPLYQSHGVASQSFLDMAGPAAEGVRLPASAMLVAEDLPAYDGQKPVSLQYIQAYQAKYGKVPSPFGGYAYDAFHLLADAIRRANSVDHAKVRDALEETRNLSGTGGIFNMSAQDHLGLDLTAFRIAEARGGAWRLAGTGK
- a CDS encoding PAS domain-containing sensor histidine kinase, giving the protein MSMELAALRRQTPEAMAEAQRHMAGTLHNLHVHQEELRTQNEQLRQAQDNIEKVSHRYQDLFEYSPAGYFIIDDKLTVIDANIAGMGMLARTKSRITGKPFLLFVEKDSRHDLDAHFATVRSVGRASSELWLSPDQRPPFPVILESVRLGEGWGDGWRCLSTALDITSRKQAEIALQESETRFRAIFEQSPLAIQIVDAASVPRMSNRSWVKLWGQTVTAPTAEGGHPVLDRIGAERLLSEGLAGRSLEIPAIHVTVDTGRGEERWVHGYAYPIRGRNDSVPEVVLVHEDITEQKRSERELQISQSLINALLNASIDAIMLFKIDGAILAANTVMAERFCTTVECLLGDCVWTLLPPDLAESRRQACLGVLESGIPAHVLDHQGELFLDNFIFPVTGPDGRIDKLAVFSRDISDQKRAEAKITSYVAEIERSNSELEQFAYVASHDLREPLRMVSSYLSLLERRYGALLDQDGHDFIGYARDGAKRMDQLVLGLLEFSRITRHGDPITAMPVLPAIQLALTNLGMGVSECGAAIHIDESLLSCGIMGDPVQIMRLFQNLIGNALKYRKSEVAPAISIGGRLRDGGWEFSISDNGIGIATEYFERIFGIFQRLHTRDQYEGTGIGLAICKKIVERHGGSIWLESQPDMGTTFFFTLQGGSIKT